One region of Bradyrhizobium diazoefficiens genomic DNA includes:
- a CDS encoding putative zinc-binding metallopeptidase: MKLFVCQACRNVLYFENRACERCGHRVAFLPEKETMSAIEPDGATWTTLADKGTGRMLCRNAEYDACNWLTDASDTTGYCRACRHNGIVPDLSDPAQLAGWRALEVAKHRLFYSLIRWQLPLQNRQDNPEHGLIFNFLADDPNSGQKILTGHDNGLITIALTETDGIERERRRLEMGEPYRTLLGHFRHEVGHYFWDVLVRDGGKLEECRAVFGDDSVDYGQALQRHYADGAPPDWQQNYVSAYATTHPWEDFAETWAHYLHIVDTLEMASEFGMEVRPKVDRDGELTARIRFNPYEARDIRALIDAWLPFAFAMNSVNRAMGMRDLYPFILSPAVVAKLDFIHGLVRDVAKSESRSESKARP; encoded by the coding sequence TTGAAGCTCTTTGTCTGTCAGGCCTGCCGCAACGTGCTCTATTTCGAGAACCGCGCCTGCGAACGTTGCGGACACCGGGTCGCGTTCCTGCCGGAGAAGGAGACGATGTCGGCGATCGAGCCTGACGGCGCGACCTGGACCACGCTCGCCGACAAGGGCACAGGGCGGATGCTCTGCCGCAATGCCGAATATGACGCATGCAACTGGCTGACGGATGCGAGCGATACCACCGGCTATTGCCGCGCCTGCCGCCATAACGGCATCGTGCCCGATCTCTCCGATCCCGCGCAGCTCGCAGGCTGGCGCGCCCTGGAGGTGGCAAAACACCGGCTGTTCTATTCCCTGATCCGCTGGCAACTGCCGCTGCAAAACCGGCAGGACAATCCCGAGCACGGGCTGATCTTCAATTTCCTCGCCGACGATCCGAATAGCGGGCAGAAGATATTGACCGGCCATGACAACGGCCTGATCACGATCGCGCTCACCGAAACTGACGGCATCGAGCGCGAGCGGCGCAGGCTGGAGATGGGCGAGCCGTACCGGACGCTGCTCGGGCATTTCCGACATGAGGTCGGCCACTATTTCTGGGATGTGCTGGTGCGCGATGGCGGCAAGCTGGAGGAATGCCGTGCTGTATTCGGCGATGATTCCGTGGACTACGGCCAGGCGCTGCAGCGCCACTACGCCGACGGCGCACCGCCGGACTGGCAGCAGAATTACGTGTCGGCCTATGCGACCACGCACCCCTGGGAGGATTTTGCCGAAACCTGGGCGCACTATCTCCATATCGTCGATACGCTGGAGATGGCCTCGGAGTTCGGCATGGAGGTGCGGCCCAAGGTCGACCGCGACGGGGAGTTGACGGCACGCATCCGTTTCAACCCCTACGAGGCCAGGGACATCCGGGCGCTCATCGACGCATGGCTGCCTTTCGCCTTCGCCATGAACAGCGTCAACCGCGCCATGGGGATGCGCGACCTCTATCCCTTCATCCTGTCGCCGGCGGTGGTCGCCAAACTTGACTTCATTCACGGCCTGGTCCGGGACGTGGCCAAGTCCGAGTCCAGGTCCGAGTCCAAGGCCAGGCCGTAG
- a CDS encoding PAS domain-containing sensor histidine kinase, whose amino-acid sequence MHSLRSRLLALWIMLVVSGLATGYLLFESFQQTSNARLARSEELVARACRELADRYQLFVAAWHGAPIDDQLRQQLTAVTQTALAVTNGVEGGIWKADHGSLAYAFPTYEGTGPKTDLPAAELKTIREVNAEALRSGRAASIRQPGRSQVLIVHACPLRGPLPGITGWTMTRAFTAEGPAYNQLLAGLILLALTIFGSAAWLARVLYVWSRKIDQIETALDDRKNGLVDLPKIAPTGAPELDRLVDALNSTGERLSAERRRAAAAERLAALGRMSAGLAHEIRNPIAAMRLKAENALAATDGSRSSAALNTILQQVDRLDALLRDLLEMTQARDPKFSEVDLAAFLARTVETHRELAAARGIILTAGTGPAFAQLPKFDPSQMQRAMDNLIINALQNTPAGGAIAVEAHRKNDMLLLRVADTGPGIAAELRERLFEPFVTGRADGTGLGLAIVREIARHHHGDVRLLEAAGGAVFEIEVPWQPS is encoded by the coding sequence ATGCACTCGCTCCGCTCCCGATTGCTGGCGCTTTGGATCATGCTGGTCGTCTCCGGCCTTGCTACCGGCTACCTGCTGTTCGAATCGTTCCAGCAGACTTCCAATGCGCGGCTGGCCCGCTCCGAGGAGCTGGTCGCCCGCGCCTGCCGCGAGCTCGCCGATCGCTACCAGCTCTTCGTCGCCGCTTGGCACGGGGCTCCGATCGATGATCAGCTCAGACAGCAACTGACGGCCGTCACGCAAACGGCGCTTGCGGTCACGAATGGCGTCGAAGGCGGGATATGGAAGGCCGACCACGGCTCGCTCGCCTATGCGTTTCCCACCTATGAAGGCACGGGACCGAAGACCGATCTTCCCGCAGCCGAGCTGAAAACCATCCGCGAGGTCAATGCCGAAGCGCTCCGATCCGGCCGCGCGGCATCGATCAGGCAGCCCGGCCGGTCGCAAGTTCTGATCGTCCACGCCTGTCCCTTGCGCGGGCCCCTGCCGGGGATCACCGGATGGACTATGACACGTGCCTTCACCGCAGAAGGCCCGGCGTATAATCAGCTGCTTGCCGGCCTCATCTTGCTTGCATTGACCATCTTCGGTTCGGCGGCGTGGCTCGCGCGCGTCTTGTATGTCTGGTCGCGCAAGATCGATCAGATCGAAACTGCACTGGATGACCGCAAGAACGGACTGGTCGATCTGCCGAAAATTGCGCCCACCGGCGCGCCCGAGCTCGACCGCCTGGTCGATGCGCTCAACAGCACCGGCGAGCGGCTGTCGGCGGAGCGTCGCCGCGCCGCCGCTGCCGAGCGGTTGGCGGCGCTCGGCCGCATGTCGGCGGGACTCGCGCACGAAATCCGCAATCCGATCGCCGCAATGCGGCTAAAGGCCGAGAACGCCTTGGCCGCGACCGACGGATCGCGCAGCTCGGCAGCTTTGAACACGATTCTCCAGCAGGTGGACCGGCTGGATGCGTTGTTGCGCGACCTTCTGGAAATGACCCAGGCGCGCGATCCGAAATTCTCGGAGGTCGATCTTGCGGCTTTTCTCGCCCGCACCGTCGAGACCCATCGCGAGCTTGCAGCGGCGAGGGGCATCATCCTGACCGCCGGAACCGGGCCCGCGTTCGCGCAGTTACCGAAGTTCGATCCATCCCAGATGCAACGGGCCATGGACAATTTGATCATCAACGCCCTTCAAAACACACCTGCCGGCGGCGCGATTGCCGTCGAGGCACACCGGAAAAATGACATGTTGCTGTTGCGCGTGGCCGACACCGGTCCCGGAATTGCCGCAGAGCTGCGCGAACGGCTGTTCGAACCCTTCGTCACCGGCCGCGCCGACGGCACCGGTCTTGGTCTCGCCATCGTTCGCGAGATCGCACGACATCATCATGGCGACGTCCGCCTGCTCGAGGCCGCCGGCGGCGCAGTATTCGAGATCGAGGTCCCATGGCAACCATCCTGA
- a CDS encoding oxaloacetate decarboxylase has product MAFRSRREKLRSILSGSACVHPGSVYDAISIRIAEDLGFPLGMFGGSVASLAVLGDPDITLITLSELAEQMRRMSRAASLPVLVDADHGYGNALNVRRTVQELETAGAAGLTIEDTLLPAAFGEAKAQLISLEEGVGKIKAALDGRGDPSLVIMGRTGAASITSLEDAIRRARAYEAAGVDALFFTGIKSRAELEAIVSATRLPIVLGGAPDELNAIDYLAGQRVRIALQGHAPIAAATQAVYETQKALREGTAPKALKGLPSAELTGRVMREAEVKARSADLLGLKT; this is encoded by the coding sequence ATGGCCTTTCGTTCCCGCCGCGAGAAACTGCGCTCCATTCTATCGGGCTCAGCCTGCGTCCATCCCGGCTCGGTCTATGACGCGATCTCGATCCGCATCGCCGAGGACCTCGGCTTTCCCCTCGGCATGTTCGGCGGGTCGGTCGCCTCGCTCGCCGTGCTCGGCGATCCCGACATCACGCTGATCACGCTCTCCGAGCTTGCCGAGCAGATGCGGCGGATGTCGCGCGCCGCAAGCCTGCCGGTGCTGGTCGATGCCGATCACGGCTATGGCAATGCGCTCAACGTGCGCCGCACGGTGCAGGAGCTGGAGACGGCGGGTGCCGCCGGCCTCACCATCGAGGACACGCTGCTGCCCGCCGCGTTTGGCGAAGCGAAGGCGCAGCTGATCTCGCTGGAGGAGGGCGTCGGCAAGATCAAGGCCGCGCTCGACGGCCGCGGCGATCCCTCGCTTGTCATCATGGGCCGCACCGGCGCCGCCTCGATCACTTCGCTCGAGGACGCGATCCGCCGCGCCAGGGCCTACGAGGCCGCCGGCGTCGATGCGTTGTTCTTCACCGGCATCAAGTCGCGCGCGGAGCTCGAGGCCATTGTATCCGCGACGCGTCTTCCGATCGTTCTCGGTGGCGCGCCGGACGAATTGAACGCGATCGACTATCTCGCGGGCCAGCGCGTACGCATCGCGCTCCAGGGCCACGCGCCGATCGCGGCCGCTACGCAGGCCGTGTACGAGACCCAGAAAGCGTTGCGCGAGGGCACGGCGCCGAAAGCGCTCAAGGGGTTGCCGTCTGCGGAACTGACGGGCCGCGTCATGCGCGAGGCCGAGGTCAAGGCGCGCAGTGCCGATCTTCTCGGGCTGAAGACATGA
- a CDS encoding acetyl/propionyl/methylcrotonyl-CoA carboxylase subunit alpha yields MFKRILIANRGEIACRVIKTARKMGIQTVAVYSEADRDALHVEMADEAVLIGPPAAAESYLVIEKIVEACRKTGAEAVHPGYGFLSEREAFPRALEAAGLVFIGPNPGAIAAMGDKIESKKAAAKAKVSTVPGYLGVIEDDKHAVKISDEIGYPVMIKASAGGGGKGMRIAHSKAEVAEGFNLAKAEAKASFGDDRVFVEKFIVDPRHIEIQVLGDKHGNVIYLGERECSIQRRNQKVIEEAPSPLLDEATRRMMGEQAVALAKAVNYDSAGTVEFVAGQDKSFFFLEMNTRLQVEHPVTELVTGVDLVEQMIRVAAGEKLELTQKDVTLTGWAVESRLYAEDPFRNFLPSIGRLVKYRPPGEVSNDGITVRNDTGVQEGGEISIHYDPMIAKLVTHAPSRAAAIEAQATALDSFYVDGIRHNIPFLSALMHHPRWREGRLSTGFIAEEFPKGFAVRVPEGEVARRIAAVGAAIDHVLGERKRQISGQMGGRIVQRERRRAVWLDRQEIPLEVAREGEAIAVSFVNADGKVGKAHLLQSPWKPGDPVWQGTIDGQLVAVQARPIANGIRLAHQGVEVPVYVWTEAEAASARLMPVTTASDTGKKLLCPMPGLVVSIAVTEGQEVKAGETLAVVEAMKMQNVLRAEQDGTVKKVHASAGATLAVDALILEFA; encoded by the coding sequence ATGTTCAAACGCATTCTGATCGCCAATCGCGGCGAAATCGCCTGCCGGGTCATCAAGACCGCCCGCAAGATGGGAATTCAGACGGTGGCCGTCTATTCCGAGGCCGACCGCGACGCCCTGCATGTCGAGATGGCCGACGAGGCGGTGCTGATCGGCCCGCCGGCCGCGGCCGAGAGCTATCTGGTGATTGAGAAGATCGTCGAGGCATGCCGCAAGACCGGCGCCGAGGCCGTACATCCCGGCTATGGCTTCCTGTCCGAGCGCGAGGCATTTCCGCGGGCGCTGGAAGCCGCCGGCCTCGTCTTCATCGGCCCGAACCCGGGCGCGATCGCCGCGATGGGCGACAAGATCGAATCCAAGAAGGCGGCCGCGAAAGCCAAAGTCTCGACCGTGCCCGGCTATCTCGGCGTCATCGAGGACGACAAGCACGCGGTCAAGATCTCCGACGAGATCGGCTATCCCGTGATGATCAAGGCCTCCGCCGGCGGCGGCGGCAAGGGCATGCGCATCGCGCATTCGAAGGCCGAGGTCGCCGAAGGTTTCAATCTCGCCAAGGCCGAGGCCAAGGCCTCGTTCGGCGATGATCGCGTCTTCGTCGAAAAGTTTATTGTCGATCCCCGCCACATCGAGATCCAGGTGCTGGGCGATAAGCACGGCAACGTCATCTATCTCGGCGAGCGCGAATGCTCGATCCAGCGCCGCAACCAGAAGGTCATCGAGGAGGCGCCGTCGCCGCTGCTCGATGAAGCCACCCGCCGAATGATGGGCGAGCAGGCGGTCGCGCTGGCCAAGGCCGTGAATTACGATTCCGCCGGCACCGTGGAGTTCGTCGCAGGGCAAGACAAGAGCTTCTTCTTCCTCGAGATGAACACGCGTCTCCAGGTCGAGCATCCCGTCACCGAGCTCGTGACCGGCGTCGATCTCGTCGAGCAGATGATCCGCGTCGCTGCCGGCGAGAAGCTCGAGCTTACGCAGAAGGACGTCACGCTGACCGGCTGGGCGGTGGAATCGCGGCTCTATGCCGAGGATCCCTTCCGCAACTTCCTGCCCTCGATCGGACGGCTGGTGAAATACCGCCCGCCTGGGGAAGTGAGCAATGACGGCATCACCGTGCGCAACGACACCGGTGTTCAGGAGGGCGGCGAGATCTCGATCCATTACGATCCGATGATCGCCAAGCTCGTCACGCATGCGCCGTCGCGCGCCGCGGCAATCGAGGCGCAGGCGACCGCGCTGGATTCGTTTTATGTCGACGGTATCCGCCACAACATCCCGTTCCTGTCGGCGCTGATGCATCATCCGCGCTGGCGCGAGGGCCGGCTCTCGACCGGCTTCATCGCCGAGGAATTCCCCAAGGGCTTTGCGGTGCGCGTGCCCGAAGGCGAGGTCGCGCGGCGGATCGCCGCGGTCGGCGCCGCCATTGACCATGTGCTCGGCGAGCGCAAGCGGCAGATCTCGGGCCAGATGGGCGGGCGGATCGTGCAGCGCGAGCGCCGCCGCGCGGTGTGGCTCGATCGCCAGGAGATCCCGCTCGAGGTTGCGCGCGAAGGCGAGGCGATCGCGGTGAGCTTCGTCAACGCCGACGGCAAGGTGGGCAAAGCGCATCTGTTGCAGTCGCCGTGGAAGCCGGGCGATCCGGTCTGGCAGGGCACCATCGACGGCCAGCTCGTCGCGGTGCAGGCGCGCCCGATTGCGAACGGCATCCGCCTCGCGCACCAGGGCGTCGAAGTGCCGGTCTATGTCTGGACCGAGGCGGAAGCAGCCTCCGCGCGGTTGATGCCGGTGACGACGGCGTCCGACACGGGCAAGAAGCTGCTCTGTCCGATGCCCGGCCTGGTGGTCTCGATTGCGGTGACCGAGGGGCAGGAGGTCAAGGCCGGCGAGACGCTGGCCGTGGTCGAAGCCATGAAGATGCAGAACGTGCTCCGCGCCGAGCAGGACGGCACGGTGAAGAAGGTGCACGCCAGTGCCGGTGCGACGCTGGCGGTGGATGCGCTGATCCTGGAGTTTGCGTAA
- a CDS encoding acylphosphatase: protein MSRAILQVMIRGRVQGVGYRAWVEYQATASGLEGWVRNRRDGSVEALFAGTPKHVADMVALCRHGPPSSRVDSVTSETASADELNLRRAGEAFSVLPTV from the coding sequence ATGAGCCGGGCGATCCTCCAGGTCATGATCCGCGGCCGCGTCCAGGGCGTCGGCTACCGGGCCTGGGTCGAATACCAGGCCACCGCAAGCGGCCTCGAAGGCTGGGTCCGCAACCGCCGCGACGGCAGCGTGGAAGCGTTGTTCGCCGGCACGCCGAAGCACGTCGCCGATATGGTCGCACTGTGTCGCCACGGACCGCCGTCGTCGCGCGTCGACAGCGTCACCAGCGAGACGGCGAGTGCGGACGAGCTGAACCTGCGCAGGGCAGGGGAAGCGTTTTCGGTGCTGCCAACGGTGTAG
- a CDS encoding EamA family transporter, whose translation MKPALFSAWQTWALLSACFAALTAIFAKVGVENINPDLATFIRTIVVLLAFSVLLFFTGQFAVPSAVSSKTWLFLILSGFATGASWLCYFRALKLGPATLVAPIDKLSVVLVALFAFAFLGERPTAQGWLGIAMIGAGAVLLAVKF comes from the coding sequence ATGAAACCCGCCCTCTTCTCCGCCTGGCAGACCTGGGCGTTGCTCTCAGCCTGCTTCGCCGCGCTGACCGCGATATTCGCCAAGGTCGGCGTCGAGAACATCAATCCGGATCTCGCCACCTTCATCCGAACCATTGTGGTGCTGCTCGCCTTCTCGGTGCTGCTGTTCTTCACGGGACAGTTCGCGGTGCCTTCGGCGGTCTCGTCAAAGACCTGGCTATTCCTGATCCTCTCGGGATTTGCGACCGGCGCGTCATGGCTATGCTATTTTCGCGCCCTGAAGCTCGGCCCCGCCACGCTGGTGGCGCCGATCGACAAGCTCAGCGTCGTGCTGGTGGCCCTGTTCGCTTTCGCCTTTCTTGGCGAGCGCCCGACCGCCCAGGGCTGGCTCGGCATCGCCATGATCGGCGCCGGCGCGGTGCTGCTGGCGGTGAAGTTTTGA
- a CDS encoding PAS domain-containing sensor histidine kinase — MRFRITTADALNDPTPETTAAEKLRQHLEEIARERDDAYRALQEREAELARIQRIAGVGGLEIDFRDGVKNRRTPEYLLIHGLPPTAANESYDDWIGRVHPEDRERTVRHLFDTLKGDGKDYADRYRIIRPNDGEMRWIRVVGKIERDAGGRAVRLVGADLDVTDQMLAQATLRESEERFRLIADSAPVPIWVTKLDRTRSFANQAYVDFVGLPYDQAIAFDWRKVLHPDDLPHVLQQSVQGEASLKPFVLEARYKDARGDWRWLRSESQPRWDPTGKHIGFIGVAHDITVAKRAEIELRQLNETLEERIVERTAELEANEARLRAILGTSNQYQGLVNLEGELLYANKTALDGIRAEANDIIGKPFWDTPWFSTTEGVSAAVREAFDTVLKGEAVRMEMRLRLPIGERDFEFGMRPVLDRHGNITGAVPEAVDITERRRGEEALRQSQKMEAIGQLTGGVAHDFNNLLTIIRSATDFLRRRELPEERRRRYVDAISDTVERASKLTAQLLAFARRQPLKPQIFNVGSQVENVAQLVRPLVGGRIEIAVDVHDAGCFTVADIAQFETALINLAINARDAMDGEGHLTIAVRKVEGIPSLRAQSARGGDYVAISVADTGSGIAAEHLDSIFEPFFTTKEVGKGTGLGLSQAFGFAKQSEGDIAVTSTPAQGATFTIYLPQAQSPAAEKEAAALTHEGATTGRGYRVLVVEDNDDVGQFSTELLEDLGYVVRRVANANAALAILGENEFAVDLVFSDVIMPGMNGVELAGIIRERYPGLPVVLTSGYSNVLAENAHRGFELIQKPYSVESLSRILRKAITEKLSVAR; from the coding sequence GTGCGCTTCCGCATCACAACGGCCGACGCCTTGAACGATCCTACGCCCGAAACCACAGCCGCCGAAAAGCTGCGCCAGCATCTCGAAGAGATCGCGCGCGAGCGCGACGATGCCTATCGCGCCCTCCAGGAGCGCGAGGCCGAGCTCGCGCGCATCCAGCGCATCGCTGGCGTCGGAGGCCTCGAGATTGATTTCCGCGACGGCGTGAAGAACCGGCGCACCCCCGAATATCTCCTGATCCACGGCCTGCCACCGACTGCCGCGAACGAGAGCTACGACGACTGGATTGGCCGCGTTCATCCCGAAGATCGCGAACGGACGGTCCGCCATCTCTTCGACACCCTCAAGGGCGACGGCAAGGACTATGCGGATCGCTACCGCATCATCCGCCCCAATGACGGCGAGATGCGCTGGATCCGCGTCGTCGGCAAAATCGAGCGCGATGCGGGCGGCCGCGCGGTACGGCTGGTCGGCGCCGACCTCGACGTCACCGACCAGATGCTGGCGCAGGCCACGCTGCGCGAGAGCGAGGAGCGGTTTCGGCTGATCGCCGACAGCGCGCCGGTGCCGATATGGGTGACGAAGCTCGATCGCACGCGCTCCTTCGCCAACCAGGCCTATGTCGACTTCGTCGGCTTGCCTTACGACCAGGCCATCGCCTTCGACTGGCGCAAGGTGCTGCATCCCGACGACCTGCCGCATGTGTTGCAGCAATCGGTCCAGGGCGAGGCGTCGCTCAAACCGTTCGTACTGGAGGCCCGCTACAAGGACGCCCGTGGCGACTGGCGCTGGCTGCGCTCGGAATCGCAGCCGCGCTGGGATCCGACCGGCAAACATATCGGCTTCATCGGCGTCGCCCATGACATCACCGTTGCCAAGCGGGCCGAAATCGAGCTCAGGCAGCTCAACGAGACGCTGGAAGAGCGCATCGTCGAGCGCACCGCCGAGCTCGAGGCCAACGAGGCGCGGCTGCGCGCGATCCTTGGGACCAGCAACCAGTATCAGGGCTTGGTCAACCTCGAAGGCGAGCTGCTCTACGCCAACAAGACCGCGCTCGACGGCATCCGCGCCGAGGCGAACGACATCATCGGAAAACCGTTCTGGGACACCCCCTGGTTCAGCACCACCGAAGGCGTGAGCGCCGCGGTGCGCGAAGCCTTCGACACCGTCCTCAAGGGCGAAGCGGTGCGGATGGAGATGCGGCTGCGCCTGCCCATCGGCGAACGCGATTTCGAGTTCGGCATGCGCCCCGTGCTCGACCGCCACGGCAACATCACCGGCGCGGTACCCGAGGCCGTCGACATCACCGAGCGGCGCCGCGGCGAAGAGGCACTGCGGCAGTCGCAGAAGATGGAGGCGATCGGCCAGCTCACCGGCGGCGTCGCTCACGATTTCAACAACCTCCTCACCATCATCCGCTCGGCGACCGACTTCCTGCGCCGCCGCGAGCTGCCGGAGGAGCGCCGCCGCCGCTATGTCGATGCGATCTCGGATACCGTCGAGCGCGCCTCCAAGCTGACGGCGCAGCTACTGGCTTTCGCGCGCCGGCAACCGCTGAAGCCGCAGATCTTCAACGTCGGCAGCCAGGTCGAGAACGTGGCGCAGCTGGTCCGGCCGCTGGTCGGCGGCCGTATCGAGATCGCGGTGGATGTCCACGATGCCGGCTGCTTTACGGTCGCCGACATCGCGCAATTCGAGACCGCGCTGATCAACCTCGCGATCAACGCCCGCGATGCCATGGACGGCGAAGGCCATCTCACCATCGCGGTGCGCAAGGTCGAGGGCATTCCAAGCCTGCGCGCGCAGTCGGCACGCGGCGGCGATTACGTCGCGATCTCCGTCGCCGACACCGGCAGCGGCATCGCGGCGGAACACCTCGACTCCATCTTCGAGCCGTTCTTCACCACCAAGGAAGTCGGCAAGGGCACGGGCCTTGGCCTGAGCCAGGCGTTTGGCTTCGCAAAGCAGTCCGAGGGCGACATCGCGGTAACGAGCACGCCCGCACAAGGCGCGACCTTCACCATCTATCTGCCGCAGGCGCAAAGCCCGGCGGCCGAGAAGGAAGCCGCGGCCTTGACCCACGAGGGCGCCACCACCGGGCGCGGCTATCGCGTGCTGGTCGTCGAGGACAATGACGATGTCGGTCAGTTCTCGACCGAACTCCTGGAGGATCTCGGCTATGTCGTCCGTCGTGTCGCCAACGCCAACGCCGCGCTCGCCATCCTCGGCGAAAACGAATTCGCCGTCGACCTCGTGTTCTCCGACGTCATCATGCCCGGCATGAACGGCGTCGAGCTCGCCGGCATCATCCGCGAGCGCTATCCGGGGCTGCCGGTGGTGCTCACGAGCGGCTACAGCAACGTGCTCGCCGAAAACGCCCATCGCGGCTTCGAGCTGATCCAGAAGCCGTATTCGGTGGAGTCGCTGTCACGGATATTGCGCAAGGCGATCACGGAGAAGCTGTCGGTGGCACGGTGA
- a CDS encoding sigma-54 dependent transcriptional regulator yields MATILIVDDDAALREGLAEALTDLGHTPRLAGSGREGLAALARDVDAILLDLRMPGGMDGIEVLRRIRSENDAPPVVVLTAFASAANTIEAMRLGAFDHLSKPIGRDALKALLERLPERRSMVGDPNDETEDTLIGSSEGMRRVQKAIGLAADNDAIVLILGETGTGKELVARALHVHGKRKAGPFVAVNCAAIPEDLLESELFGHVRGSFTGATADRAGAFRDAANGTLFLDEIGDMPLAMQAKILRALQEQVITPVGGKPVRTNARVVAATHRDLAKLVAAHQFREDLYYRLNVVPIAIPALRERPADVGPLARHFLARASASSGRHKQLDAAALEKLRHHAWHGNVRELRNVIERACILTRADIIGADDIDIGTSKITAGPAQPDSDLPAAVAQFEMEMIQRALEACDGNRTEAARRLNINRQLLYTKMQRYGLAEPSENLTDRVAKDDG; encoded by the coding sequence ATGGCAACCATCCTGATCGTCGACGATGATGCGGCGCTACGCGAGGGCCTCGCCGAAGCGCTGACCGATCTCGGGCATACGCCCCGCCTCGCGGGCTCGGGCCGCGAGGGCCTCGCCGCCCTCGCCCGCGACGTCGACGCCATCCTGCTCGACCTGCGCATGCCCGGCGGCATGGACGGAATCGAGGTGCTGCGCCGGATTCGATCGGAGAACGACGCGCCGCCGGTGGTGGTGCTGACCGCCTTCGCCAGCGCCGCAAATACGATCGAGGCGATGCGGCTCGGCGCGTTCGACCATCTCAGCAAGCCGATCGGGCGCGATGCACTGAAAGCCCTGCTAGAGCGCTTGCCGGAGCGCAGGTCTATGGTCGGCGATCCGAATGACGAAACAGAGGACACCCTGATCGGGTCGAGCGAGGGCATGCGCCGCGTGCAAAAGGCGATCGGGCTTGCCGCCGACAACGACGCCATCGTGCTGATCCTCGGCGAGACCGGCACCGGCAAGGAGCTGGTGGCGCGCGCGCTCCATGTCCACGGCAAGCGCAAGGCTGGTCCCTTCGTCGCGGTCAATTGCGCGGCCATTCCCGAGGACCTGCTCGAGAGCGAACTGTTCGGCCATGTCAGAGGCTCCTTCACGGGCGCCACCGCCGATCGGGCCGGTGCCTTCCGCGACGCCGCCAACGGCACGCTGTTCCTGGACGAGATCGGCGACATGCCGCTCGCGATGCAGGCCAAGATCCTGCGCGCGCTCCAGGAGCAGGTGATTACGCCGGTCGGAGGCAAGCCGGTGCGCACCAATGCGCGGGTCGTCGCTGCCACCCACCGCGATCTCGCCAAGCTGGTGGCGGCGCATCAATTCCGTGAAGATCTCTACTACCGGCTCAACGTCGTGCCGATTGCAATCCCTGCGCTGCGTGAGCGACCTGCCGATGTCGGACCACTTGCTCGGCATTTCCTGGCGCGCGCGAGCGCTTCGAGCGGGCGGCACAAGCAACTCGATGCGGCTGCGCTGGAAAAATTGCGCCACCATGCCTGGCACGGCAATGTCCGCGAGCTCCGCAACGTGATCGAGCGGGCCTGCATCCTGACGCGCGCAGACATCATCGGCGCCGACGACATCGACATCGGCACAAGCAAGATCACGGCCGGCCCTGCGCAACCAGATTCAGACCTCCCCGCCGCCGTCGCCCAGTTCGAAATGGAAATGATCCAGCGTGCGCTGGAGGCCTGCGACGGCAACCGCACCGAAGCAGCACGGCGTCTCAACATCAACCGTCAGCTTCTCTATACGAAGATGCAGCGTTACGGCCTTGCCGAGCCGTCAGAAAATCTGACGGACCGTGTCGCGAAAGACGACGGCTGA